One region of Streptomyces capillispiralis genomic DNA includes:
- the rpsM gene encoding 30S ribosomal protein S13 has translation MARVSGVDIPREKRVEIALTYVFGIGRTLSQQTLAATGVDPNTRVRDLSEEQLVAIREYVDNNIKTEGDLRREIQADIRRKVEIGTYQGLRHRRGLPVRGQRTSTNARTRKGPRRAIAGKKKPGKK, from the coding sequence ATGGCACGCGTTTCCGGTGTTGACATCCCGCGCGAAAAGCGCGTGGAGATCGCCCTCACCTACGTGTTCGGTATCGGCCGGACTCTTTCGCAGCAGACGCTGGCCGCCACCGGCGTCGACCCGAACACTCGCGTCCGCGACCTCTCCGAGGAGCAGCTCGTCGCGATCCGCGAGTACGTCGACAACAACATCAAGACCGAGGGTGACCTCCGTCGCGAGATCCAGGCCGACATCCGCCGCAAGGTCGAGATCGGCACCTACCAGGGTCTGCGTCACCGCCGCGGCCTGCCCGTCCGCGGTCAGCGCACCAGCACCAACGCGCGTACCCGCAAGGGCCCGCGTCGCGCCATCGCCGGCAAGAAGAAGCCGGGCAAGAAGTAG
- a CDS encoding CapA family protein, with protein sequence MGRTVAILAASVSLAAGCGSEAAEPQAKPGGRSFTVAAAGDILIHPELVEQAAKDAEKTGKGEAGLDFGPLLAGVKPVISKADLAICHMETPVGKPEGPFEGYPEFLVPPQILTAVKEVGYDTCSTASNHTYDHGMKGVRNTLKVMDEVGLGHTGSARTPEEAKKINILDVNGVKVAHLSYSWESFVHPTPKEKRWVLNQTDSSDIRQAEKRAREKGAEAVILSVHWGAEYYNEPSTSQLELAQWISEETGIDLVIGHHSHVVQPIQKVNGTWVAYSLGNQVARHSSPSGITEEGAIGWFEFRETADGWDVSARYRTTLVDIPPEVQPGEKLPDGAVEDHRVSDVQSVLSEPGDLSEERLARYRLAADRTSGFLYNRGAPGGDGLASLPLEK encoded by the coding sequence ATGGGTCGTACCGTGGCGATTCTGGCGGCGTCCGTGTCCCTCGCCGCCGGGTGCGGCTCGGAGGCCGCGGAGCCGCAGGCGAAGCCGGGCGGCCGCTCGTTCACCGTGGCCGCCGCCGGTGACATCCTCATCCACCCCGAGCTGGTCGAGCAGGCGGCCAAGGACGCCGAGAAGACCGGCAAGGGCGAGGCGGGGCTGGACTTCGGACCGCTGCTGGCCGGCGTGAAGCCCGTCATCAGCAAGGCCGACCTGGCGATCTGCCACATGGAGACCCCCGTCGGCAAGCCCGAAGGGCCCTTCGAGGGGTACCCGGAGTTCCTGGTGCCCCCGCAGATTCTCACGGCGGTCAAGGAGGTCGGGTACGACACCTGCTCCACGGCCTCCAACCACACTTACGACCACGGCATGAAGGGCGTGCGGAACACGCTGAAGGTCATGGACGAGGTGGGCCTCGGACACACCGGCTCGGCGCGGACGCCCGAGGAAGCGAAGAAGATCAACATCCTGGACGTCAACGGCGTCAAGGTCGCGCATCTGTCGTACTCCTGGGAGTCCTTCGTCCATCCCACGCCCAAGGAGAAGCGCTGGGTACTCAACCAGACCGACTCGTCGGACATCCGGCAGGCCGAGAAGCGCGCCCGGGAGAAGGGCGCCGAGGCCGTCATCCTGTCCGTTCACTGGGGCGCCGAGTACTACAACGAGCCGAGCACGTCGCAACTGGAGTTGGCGCAGTGGATCAGCGAGGAGACAGGGATCGACCTCGTGATCGGTCACCACTCCCACGTCGTTCAGCCGATCCAGAAGGTGAACGGGACCTGGGTCGCCTACAGCCTCGGCAACCAGGTGGCCCGGCATTCCTCTCCGAGCGGGATCACCGAGGAGGGGGCCATCGGCTGGTTCGAGTTCCGGGAGACGGCGGACGGCTGGGACGTCAGCGCCCGCTACCGCACCACGCTGGTGGACATCCCGCCCGAGGTCCAGCCGGGAGAGAAGCTGCCGGACGGGGCGGTCGAAGACCACCGGGTGAGTGACGTGCAGAGCGTGCTGAGCGAGCCCGGCGATCTCTCCGAGGAGCGGCTCGCCCGATACCGGCTCGCGGCAGACCGCACCAGCGGGTTCCTTTACAACCGCGGCGCTCCTGGGGGCGACGGTCTCGCGTCACTGCCTCTGGAGAAGTGA
- the pgsB gene encoding poly-gamma-glutamate synthase PgsB has product MLYLYFVLLAGSLFLLVAGIVEQRRHYASLHSIPSRVLVNGIRGKSSITRLCAGALRGGDLVTVAKTTGTAARFIHPDATEEPVYRKFGIANVVEQIGIVRRAATYRPDALVIECMAVMPALQEVNQSKLIRSTIGVLCNVREDHLAEMGPTLDDVARSLCRSMPEDGICVTAEKERFHILQEEADARNCQLVYADPEMVTDEELRGFSWFTFKENVAIALVVAELLGVERKVALQGMYDAPPDPGVLSVERYATPEGKRLAFANVFAANDPESTLMNINQLLDLGAIRRPLNVVINCRPDRVERNGQMGEIIPDLQPDNVFVIGHPAKSAIDAIPAEWRDRAVDLGGERRAADEFMPALLGRMSDGSSLVAIGNIHGQGEELLEYLAELPADDSDTGESAPAPSAAAPVLGQRLDPYASYPTAYEERYQASQTQEIPVIGFPAQQTGPYTRPQQPQQPQQPQQQYGQQEQRYGQPYGQPEQVPVHAPYPYYDDPFFAEPHDVPNDGTRYPTAEGGGPTPRR; this is encoded by the coding sequence GTGCTCTACCTGTACTTCGTCCTGCTGGCCGGAAGCCTGTTCCTGCTCGTCGCGGGCATCGTGGAACAGCGCAGGCACTACGCCTCGCTGCACTCCATCCCCTCCCGCGTGCTCGTCAACGGCATCCGCGGCAAGTCCTCCATCACCCGGCTCTGCGCGGGCGCCCTGCGCGGCGGTGACCTGGTCACCGTGGCCAAGACGACCGGCACGGCCGCGCGCTTCATCCACCCCGACGCCACCGAGGAGCCGGTCTACCGCAAGTTCGGCATCGCCAACGTCGTCGAGCAGATCGGCATCGTCCGCCGGGCCGCCACCTACCGCCCCGACGCCCTCGTCATCGAGTGCATGGCGGTCATGCCGGCCCTCCAGGAGGTCAACCAGAGCAAGCTGATCCGCTCCACGATCGGCGTGCTGTGCAACGTCCGCGAGGACCACCTCGCCGAGATGGGCCCCACCCTGGACGACGTGGCCCGCTCGCTGTGCCGGTCGATGCCCGAGGACGGCATCTGCGTCACCGCGGAGAAGGAGCGCTTCCACATCCTCCAGGAGGAGGCGGACGCCCGGAACTGCCAACTGGTCTACGCCGACCCCGAGATGGTCACCGACGAGGAGCTGCGCGGCTTCAGCTGGTTCACGTTCAAGGAGAACGTGGCCATCGCCCTGGTCGTCGCGGAGCTGCTCGGAGTGGAGCGGAAGGTCGCCCTCCAGGGCATGTACGACGCCCCGCCGGACCCGGGCGTGCTCTCCGTGGAGCGCTACGCCACCCCCGAGGGCAAGCGGCTGGCCTTCGCCAACGTGTTCGCGGCCAACGACCCCGAGTCGACGCTGATGAACATCAACCAGCTGCTCGACCTCGGCGCCATCCGCCGGCCGCTCAACGTCGTGATCAACTGCCGTCCGGACCGGGTGGAGCGCAACGGGCAGATGGGCGAGATCATCCCCGACCTGCAACCGGACAACGTCTTCGTCATCGGGCACCCGGCCAAGAGCGCCATCGACGCCATCCCCGCCGAGTGGCGCGACCGGGCGGTCGACCTGGGCGGTGAGCGGCGCGCCGCCGACGAGTTCATGCCGGCCCTGCTCGGCCGCATGTCCGACGGCTCCTCCCTGGTCGCCATCGGCAACATCCACGGCCAGGGCGAGGAACTCCTGGAGTACCTGGCCGAACTCCCGGCGGACGACAGCGACACCGGCGAGAGCGCGCCGGCCCCGTCCGCCGCGGCCCCGGTCCTGGGCCAGCGCCTCGACCCGTACGCGTCCTACCCGACGGCGTACGAGGAGCGCTACCAGGCCTCGCAGACCCAGGAGATCCCGGTGATCGGGTTCCCGGCCCAGCAGACCGGGCCGTACACCCGGCCCCAGCAGCCCCAGCAGCCCCAGCAGCCCCAGCAGCAGTACGGGCAGCAGGAGCAGCGGTACGGGCAGCCGTACGGGCAGCCCGAGCAGGTCCCGGTCCACGCGCCGTACCCGTACTACGACGACCCGTTCTTCGCCGAACCGCACGACGTGCCGAACGACGGAACCCGGTATCCGACCGCCGAGGGCGGCGGACCGACCCCGCGCCGCTGA
- a CDS encoding HAMP domain-containing protein has protein sequence MPLLGGIRPPIAVLCLLIVALAGLTAKVLGPGGDAVVPKAVLSSQQHFAEDGAIALRASIDERITDLQRTAAALNKGERVEPEDVLSDLGKTYQKWTGTTVLDLASGDVLAARGERIPLAWLDKDVLTGEQALFPRMVRLETGDVRLMTMAVLGGKDGPQQLLVASNSLTVPAVTMGPFRTMSVVARDGEVLATAGFEESEALNSDKQREELAFLQKQMTRLSDQAATRTEEHPVSAREPGSRGYPGVSGTLLGDDFNGRVTTAGYASLASSDPEEKDSVAAGLGLTVVAMLPVVQQQGAAETGRELYGLVAAGALVVLGLLAAAVLWAAVQRPLLRLFLESRRLARGDLTRPVEVPRWGEAARIGAALERLRTQLNGAGEGPGTPSGRVRLGVRVPLAVTAVLLLLWCVPVGLLLNRTDGSVSVPATMVNDQRDRTDLVADRVRRALNEAQADLVSTSRLIDADDPGTAGELLADALREHTRYQALYVVDGGGEVVARAGGDPHAWSDDKDLPLVRVSGKGERKPVIQAGAPVPGHKGTTLVGEVRVEFLNSLLKRPGLGEVRVVNADADTLAAADGFLAFEDLPNDALPDLVRAGNVPVGAGPVENGLLIRDGGSVTVAAAAPFSGGGVASDLGWTVVSWQNAQHFQIAAYEREDRSVLAGLLGLAAIVVCLGWVYLVVARPLRALAAGAEKLADGDLKTVHFPRYQDEVGAVVRSLELIRQQLQARRQNQARRSTEPRLGTGGR, from the coding sequence ATGCCGCTCCTGGGCGGCATCCGTCCCCCGATCGCGGTGCTGTGCCTGCTGATCGTGGCGCTGGCCGGTCTGACGGCGAAGGTGCTCGGCCCAGGCGGCGATGCCGTCGTGCCCAAGGCGGTGCTGTCCTCGCAGCAGCACTTCGCGGAGGACGGGGCCATCGCGCTCCGCGCCTCGATCGACGAGCGGATCACGGATCTGCAGCGCACCGCGGCGGCACTGAACAAGGGAGAGCGGGTCGAGCCGGAGGACGTTCTGTCCGACCTGGGCAAGACGTACCAGAAGTGGACCGGCACCACGGTGTTGGACCTGGCGAGTGGGGATGTGCTCGCCGCGCGTGGCGAAAGGATTCCTCTCGCCTGGCTCGACAAGGACGTCCTCACCGGTGAGCAGGCACTCTTCCCCCGCATGGTGCGGCTGGAGACGGGCGACGTTCGCTTGATGACGATGGCGGTACTGGGCGGGAAGGACGGACCGCAGCAACTGCTCGTCGCCTCCAACAGCCTGACGGTGCCCGCCGTCACCATGGGACCGTTCCGCACGATGTCGGTGGTGGCACGGGACGGCGAAGTCCTCGCCACTGCCGGATTCGAGGAGTCCGAGGCGCTCAACTCGGACAAGCAGCGCGAGGAGCTCGCGTTCCTGCAGAAGCAGATGACCCGCCTCTCCGACCAGGCCGCCACCCGGACCGAGGAGCACCCCGTCAGCGCCAGGGAGCCCGGCTCCCGCGGCTACCCCGGCGTCAGCGGGACCCTGCTGGGCGACGACTTCAACGGCCGGGTCACCACCGCCGGCTACGCCTCGCTCGCCTCCTCCGACCCCGAGGAGAAGGACAGCGTCGCCGCGGGCCTCGGGCTGACCGTGGTGGCCATGCTCCCCGTGGTCCAGCAGCAGGGCGCCGCCGAGACCGGCCGGGAACTGTACGGACTGGTCGCGGCCGGAGCGCTGGTCGTGCTCGGCCTGCTGGCCGCGGCCGTGCTGTGGGCTGCCGTGCAGCGGCCGCTGCTGCGGCTCTTCCTGGAGTCCCGCCGGCTCGCCCGGGGCGACCTCACCCGGCCCGTCGAGGTACCCCGCTGGGGCGAGGCCGCCCGGATCGGCGCCGCCCTGGAACGCCTGCGCACCCAGCTCAACGGCGCCGGCGAGGGACCCGGCACCCCGAGCGGCAGGGTCCGCCTCGGCGTCCGGGTGCCGCTCGCGGTGACCGCCGTCCTGCTGCTGCTGTGGTGCGTGCCCGTCGGTCTGCTGCTCAACCGCACCGACGGCTCGGTCAGCGTGCCCGCCACCATGGTCAACGACCAGCGCGACCGCACCGACCTGGTCGCCGACCGGGTCCGCCGGGCCCTGAACGAGGCCCAGGCCGACCTCGTCTCCACCTCCCGCCTGATCGACGCCGACGACCCCGGCACCGCCGGCGAGCTGCTGGCGGACGCCCTGCGCGAGCACACCCGCTACCAGGCGCTGTACGTCGTCGACGGCGGCGGCGAGGTCGTCGCCCGGGCCGGCGGCGACCCGCACGCCTGGAGCGACGACAAGGACCTGCCCCTGGTCCGCGTCTCGGGCAAGGGCGAGCGCAAGCCCGTGATCCAGGCCGGCGCGCCGGTGCCCGGGCACAAGGGCACCACGCTCGTCGGCGAGGTGCGCGTGGAGTTCCTGAACTCGCTGCTGAAGCGGCCCGGCCTCGGCGAGGTCCGGGTGGTGAACGCCGACGCCGACACCCTCGCCGCCGCCGACGGCTTCCTCGCCTTCGAGGACCTGCCGAACGACGCCCTGCCCGACCTGGTCCGCGCGGGCAACGTGCCGGTCGGCGCCGGACCGGTCGAGAACGGCCTGCTCATCCGCGACGGCGGCAGCGTCACCGTCGCCGCCGCGGCCCCCTTCTCCGGCGGCGGCGTCGCCTCCGACCTCGGCTGGACCGTCGTCAGCTGGCAGAACGCCCAGCACTTCCAGATCGCCGCCTACGAACGCGAGGACCGCAGCGTGCTCGCCGGCCTGCTCGGTCTCGCCGCGATCGTCGTCTGCCTCGGCTGGGTGTACCTGGTCGTCGCGCGTCCGCTGCGGGCGCTGGCCGCCGGCGCCGAGAAGCTCGCCGACGGAGACCTCAAGACCGTGCACTTCCCCCGCTACCAGGACGAGGTCGGGGCCGTGGTCCGCAGCCTCGAACTGATCCGCCAGCAGTTGCAGGCCCGCCGCCAGAACCAGGCACGCCGGTCCACCGAGCCGCGGCTCGGCACCGGAGGAAGGTGA
- a CDS encoding DNA-directed RNA polymerase subunit alpha produces MLIAQRPSLTEEVVDEFRSRFVIEPLEPGFGYTLGNSLRRTLLSSIPGAAVTSIRIDGVLHEFTTVPGVKEDVTDLILNIKQLVVSSEHDEPVVMYLRKQGPGLVTAADIAPPAGVEVHNPDLVLATLNGKGKLEMELTVERGRGYVSAVQNKQVGQEIGRIPVDSIYSPVLKVTYKVEATRVEQRTDFDKLIVDVETKQAMRPRDAMASAGKTLVELFGLARELNIDAEGIDMGPSPTDAALAADLALPIEELELTVRSYNCLKREGIHSVGELVARSEADLLDIRNFGAKSIDEVKAKLAGMGLALKDSPPGFDPTAAADAFGADDDADAGFVETEQY; encoded by the coding sequence ATGCTGATCGCTCAGCGTCCCTCGTTGACCGAAGAGGTCGTCGACGAATTCCGCTCCCGGTTCGTGATCGAGCCGCTGGAGCCGGGCTTCGGCTACACCCTCGGCAACTCCCTCCGCCGCACCCTCCTGTCGTCGATCCCCGGTGCCGCTGTCACCAGCATCCGCATCGACGGCGTCCTGCACGAGTTCACCACCGTGCCGGGCGTCAAGGAGGACGTCACCGACCTGATCCTCAACATCAAGCAGCTGGTCGTCTCCTCGGAGCACGACGAGCCGGTCGTGATGTACCTGCGCAAGCAGGGCCCGGGTCTGGTCACCGCCGCCGACATCGCGCCCCCGGCCGGTGTCGAGGTGCACAACCCCGACCTCGTCCTCGCCACGCTCAACGGCAAGGGCAAGCTGGAGATGGAGCTGACGGTCGAGCGCGGCCGCGGTTACGTCTCCGCCGTGCAGAACAAGCAGGTGGGCCAGGAGATCGGCCGTATCCCGGTCGACTCGATCTACTCGCCGGTTCTCAAGGTCACCTACAAGGTCGAGGCGACCCGTGTCGAGCAGCGCACCGACTTCGACAAGCTGATCGTCGACGTCGAGACCAAGCAGGCGATGCGTCCGCGTGACGCCATGGCCTCCGCGGGCAAGACCCTGGTCGAGCTGTTCGGTCTCGCCCGCGAGCTGAACATCGACGCCGAGGGCATCGACATGGGCCCGTCCCCCACGGACGCCGCCCTCGCCGCCGACCTGGCGCTGCCGATCGAGGAGCTGGAGCTCACCGTTCGGTCGTACAACTGCCTCAAGCGTGAGGGCATCCACTCGGTGGGTGAGCTCGTCGCCCGCTCCGAGGCGGACCTGCTGGACATCCGCAACTTCGGTGCGAAGTCCATCGACGAGGTCAAGGCCAAGCTGGCCGGCATGGGCCTCGCGCTGAAGGACTCGCCTCCCGGGTTCGACCCGACCGCCGCGGCGGACGCGTTCGGCGCGGACGACGACGCGGACGCGGGCTTCGTGGAGACCGAGCAGTACTGA
- the infA gene encoding translation initiation factor IF-1, producing MAKKQGAIEIEGTVVESLPNAMFKVELQNGHQVLAHISGKMRMHYIRILPDDRVVVELSPYDLTRGRIVYRYK from the coding sequence GTGGCCAAGAAGCAAGGTGCCATCGAGATCGAGGGCACTGTCGTCGAGTCTCTTCCGAACGCCATGTTCAAGGTCGAGCTCCAGAACGGCCACCAGGTTCTGGCACACATCAGCGGCAAGATGCGCATGCACTACATCCGCATCCTCCCTGACGACCGGGTCGTGGTGGAGCTGTCTCCGTACGACCTGACGCGTGGCCGGATCGTCTACCGGTACAAGTAG
- the rplQ gene encoding 50S ribosomal protein L17: MPRPTKGARLGGSAAHEKLLLANLAKSLFEHGRITTTEAKARKLRPYAERLVTKAKKGDLHNRRQVLQVITDKSIVHTLFTEIGPRYENRPGGYTRITKIGNRRGDNAPMAVIELVEALTVAQEATGEAEAATKRAVKEDALKKDEAVEAKSDEAVEAPAEESKDA, from the coding sequence ATGCCGAGGCCCACCAAGGGTGCCCGTCTGGGCGGCAGCGCCGCGCACGAGAAGCTGCTTCTCGCGAACCTCGCGAAGTCGCTGTTCGAGCACGGCCGCATCACCACCACCGAGGCGAAGGCGCGCAAGCTGCGTCCGTACGCCGAGCGTCTGGTCACCAAGGCGAAGAAGGGCGACCTTCACAACCGCCGTCAGGTGCTCCAGGTGATCACGGACAAGAGCATCGTCCACACGCTCTTCACCGAGATCGGCCCGCGGTACGAGAACCGTCCCGGTGGCTACACCCGCATCACCAAGATCGGTAACCGCCGTGGCGACAACGCGCCCATGGCCGTCATCGAGCTGGTCGAGGCGCTGACCGTGGCGCAGGAGGCGACCGGCGAGGCCGAGGCCGCCACCAAGCGTGCGGTCAAGGAAGACGCCCTCAAGAAGGACGAGGCCGTCGAGGCCAAGTCCGACGAGGCCGTCGAGGCTCCGGCCGAGGAGTCGAAGGACGCGTAA
- a CDS encoding adenylate kinase: MRIVLVGPPGAGKGTQATRLAEKLRIPHISTGDLFRANISRQTELGKLAKSYMDAGNLVPDEVTIAMAKDRMEQPDAEGGFLLDGFPRNVSQAEALDELLTTEGIKLDAVLDLEAPEDEVVKRIAGRRICRKDSAHVFHATYSPPKQDGVCDVCGGELYQRDDDSEETVRTRLEVYHTQTEPIIGYYRAQGLVVTISAMGAVDEVTGRALEALKSGQ, from the coding sequence ATGCGAATCGTCCTCGTCGGGCCGCCGGGTGCTGGGAAGGGCACGCAGGCCACCCGCCTTGCCGAGAAGCTGCGCATCCCGCACATCTCCACGGGCGACCTGTTCCGCGCCAACATCAGCCGGCAGACCGAGCTCGGGAAGCTCGCCAAGTCCTACATGGACGCGGGCAACCTCGTACCGGACGAGGTCACCATCGCCATGGCCAAGGACCGCATGGAGCAGCCCGACGCCGAGGGCGGCTTCCTGCTCGACGGTTTCCCGCGCAACGTGTCGCAGGCCGAGGCGCTGGACGAGCTGCTGACGACCGAGGGCATCAAGCTGGACGCGGTCCTCGACCTGGAGGCCCCCGAGGACGAGGTGGTCAAGCGGATCGCCGGCCGGCGCATCTGCCGCAAGGACTCCGCGCACGTCTTCCACGCCACGTACAGCCCGCCGAAGCAGGACGGCGTCTGCGACGTCTGCGGTGGCGAGCTGTACCAGCGCGACGACGACTCCGAGGAGACCGTGCGCACCCGGCTGGAGGTCTACCACACGCAGACCGAGCCGATCATCGGCTACTACCGGGCGCAGGGGCTGGTCGTGACCATCTCCGCGATGGGAGCGGTCGACGAGGTCACCGGTCGCGCGCTGGAGGCGCTGAAGAGCGGTCAGTAG
- the truA gene encoding tRNA pseudouridine(38-40) synthase TruA — protein MSDEVQPGFVRVRLDLSYDGTAFSGWAKQAGGRRTVQGEIEDALRTVTRSGTTTYELTVAGRTDAGVHARGQVAHVDLPREVWAEHHTKLLKRLAGRLPRDVRVWALREAPAGFNARFSAIWRRYAYRVTDNPGGVDPLLRGHVLWHDWPLDVDAMNEAARRLLGEHDFAAYCKRREGATTIRTLQELSLVRGEDGIITATVRADAFCHNMVRSLIGALLFVGDGHRPPDWPGTVLAAGVRDSAVHVVRPHGLTLEEVGYPADELLAARSKEARNKRSLPVSGCC, from the coding sequence GTGAGTGACGAAGTGCAGCCCGGGTTCGTGCGGGTGCGGCTGGATCTGTCGTACGACGGGACCGCCTTCTCGGGCTGGGCCAAGCAGGCCGGCGGGCGGCGGACCGTGCAGGGGGAGATCGAGGACGCGCTGCGGACCGTGACGCGGTCCGGGACGACGACGTACGAGCTGACCGTGGCCGGGCGGACCGACGCCGGGGTGCACGCCCGGGGGCAGGTCGCGCACGTCGATCTGCCGCGGGAGGTCTGGGCCGAGCACCACACCAAGCTGCTCAAGCGGCTCGCCGGACGGCTGCCGAGGGACGTACGGGTGTGGGCGCTCAGGGAGGCGCCCGCCGGTTTCAACGCCCGGTTCTCCGCGATCTGGCGGCGGTACGCCTACCGCGTCACCGACAACCCGGGCGGGGTGGACCCGCTGCTGCGCGGGCACGTGCTGTGGCACGACTGGCCGCTGGACGTCGACGCCATGAACGAGGCGGCCCGGCGGCTGCTCGGCGAGCACGACTTCGCCGCGTACTGCAAGCGGCGGGAGGGCGCGACGACGATCCGCACGCTGCAGGAGCTGAGCCTGGTGCGGGGCGAGGACGGGATCATCACGGCGACCGTCCGGGCGGACGCCTTCTGCCACAACATGGTGCGCTCGCTGATCGGCGCGCTGCTGTTCGTCGGCGACGGCCACCGCCCGCCGGACTGGCCCGGCACGGTCCTCGCGGCGGGCGTGCGGGACTCGGCGGTGCACGTCGTGCGTCCGCACGGGCTGACGCTGGAGGAGGTCGGCTACCCCGCGGACGAACTGCTCGCGGCCCGCAGCAAGGAGGCCCGCAACAAGCGGTCCCTGCCGGTGTCCGGCTGCTGCTGA
- the map gene encoding type I methionyl aminopeptidase, producing MVQIKSPEQIAKMREAGLVVAAIHAATREAAVPGASTKDLDQVARKVLAEHNAKPNFLGYGGFPATICTSVNEVVVHGIPSDDVVLKDGDIISIDCGAIIDGWHGDAAYTAFVGSGHSPELVELSRVTEESMWAGIAAMKQGNRLVDVSRAIETYIRRQPKPGGGKYGIIEDYGGHGIGSEMHMDPHLLNYVDRRRGKGPKLVPGFCLAIEPMVSLGTPRTEVLSDDWTVITTDGTWSSHWEHSVALTEQGPLVLTAPDGGKAKLAELGITAAPDPLG from the coding sequence ATGGTGCAGATCAAGAGCCCCGAGCAGATCGCCAAGATGCGTGAGGCGGGGCTGGTCGTCGCCGCCATTCACGCGGCCACCCGTGAGGCCGCCGTCCCCGGCGCCTCGACGAAGGATCTGGACCAGGTCGCCCGCAAGGTGCTCGCGGAGCACAACGCCAAGCCGAACTTCCTTGGGTACGGCGGTTTCCCCGCGACGATCTGCACCTCGGTCAACGAGGTCGTCGTCCACGGCATCCCCTCCGACGACGTCGTCCTGAAGGACGGCGACATCATCTCCATCGACTGCGGCGCGATCATCGACGGCTGGCACGGCGACGCCGCCTACACCGCGTTCGTGGGGTCCGGTCACTCCCCGGAGCTGGTCGAGCTCTCCCGGGTGACCGAGGAGTCGATGTGGGCCGGCATCGCGGCCATGAAGCAGGGCAACCGGCTCGTGGACGTCTCCCGCGCCATCGAGACGTACATCCGCCGCCAGCCGAAGCCGGGCGGCGGCAAGTACGGGATCATCGAGGACTACGGCGGCCACGGCATCGGCAGCGAGATGCACATGGACCCGCACCTGCTGAACTACGTCGACCGCCGTCGGGGCAAGGGCCCCAAGCTGGTCCCGGGCTTCTGCCTGGCCATCGAGCCGATGGTCTCCCTGGGCACGCCGAGGACCGAGGTGCTCTCCGACGACTGGACGGTCATCACCACCGACGGCACCTGGTCCTCCCACTGGGAGCACTCCGTCGCCCTGACCGAGCAGGGTCCGCTGGTCCTGACGGCGCCCGACGGCGGGAAGGCGAAGCTGGCGGAGCTGGGGATCACGGCTGCGCCGGATCCGCTCGGTTAG
- the rpsK gene encoding 30S ribosomal protein S11 has translation MPPKGRQGAAKKVRRKEKKNVAHGHAHIKSTFNNTIVSITDPSGNVISWASAGHVGFKGSRKSTPFAAQMAAESAARRAQEHGMRKVDVFVKGPGSGRETAIRSLQATGLEVGSIQDVTPTPHNGCRPPKRRRV, from the coding sequence ATGCCCCCCAAGGGTCGTCAGGGCGCTGCCAAGAAGGTGCGCCGCAAGGAAAAGAAGAACGTCGCTCACGGCCACGCGCACATCAAGAGCACGTTCAACAACACGATCGTCTCCATCACGGACCCGTCCGGCAACGTGATCTCCTGGGCCTCCGCCGGCCACGTCGGCTTCAAGGGCTCCCGGAAGTCCACGCCGTTCGCCGCGCAGATGGCCGCCGAGTCGGCTGCCCGCCGCGCCCAGGAGCACGGCATGCGCAAGGTCGACGTGTTCGTGAAGGGCCCGGGTTCCGGTCGTGAGACCGCGATCCGCTCCCTGCAGGCCACGGGCCTCGAGGTCGGCTCCATCCAGGACGTCACCCCGACCCCGCACAACGGCTGCCGTCCGCCGAAGCGCCGCCGCGTCTGA
- the rpmJ gene encoding 50S ribosomal protein L36, whose translation MKVKPSVKKICDKCRVIRRHGRVMIICENPRHKQRQG comes from the coding sequence ATGAAGGTCAAGCCGAGCGTCAAGAAGATCTGCGACAAGTGCAGGGTGATCCGCCGTCACGGCCGGGTCATGATCATCTGCGAGAACCCGCGCCACAAGCAGCGCCAGGGCTGA